The Malus domestica chromosome 13, GDT2T_hap1 genome includes a window with the following:
- the LOC103408793 gene encoding uncharacterized protein isoform X2: MMVASSFDLWKKDVFFPAAEEVQESADIMESTYRVWVRQRSERLAPKHLDELCRELQTALGTAKWQLEEFDKAVRLSYGQRGDDHTAARHGQFITAIENQISQVETALRESFSVEGKQPLRWVQLDEEEHDDFAAFLSGTSQSMRTAKNERLELGPCGSSSGESDNRRKEMNLKSSAACNGDISDEIKGVKDVITISKDPNFVMESKGKEIAGMRDDIFYDTEKTTNTRKACSSPNYGELRIVIADEVEQRRNLIPGYEDTPKEKGSKLVFWRQRCGQLHQMFGRVGASQKQLQSPRKQWQTPLRLHNRCSVHATLGLMLTVFLLVPFVFYSS, from the exons ATGATGGTCGCAAGCAGTTTTGATCTTTGGAAAAAGGACGTCTTCTTTCCTGCAGCTGAGGAGGTCCAAGAATCAGCTGACAT AATGGAATCTACGTACAGGGTATGGGTTCGACAGAGGAGTGAAAGGCTAGCACCAAAACATTTGGATGAACTCTGTAGGGAGCTGCAAACTGCTTTAGGTACTGCCAAATGGCAG TTGGAAGAGTTTGATAAGGCTGTCAGGTTGAGCTATGGACAACGTGGTGATGATCATACAGCAGCTAGACATGGACAATTTATTACTgctattgaaaaccaaatttcCCAAGTTGAAACAGCACTAAGGGAATCGTTTAGTGTGGAAGGAAAGCAACCCCTTCGATGGGTACAGCTGGATGAAGAAGAACATGATGATTTTGCTGCATTTCTCTCTGGGACATCCCAAAGTATGCGAACTGCTAAAAATGAACGTCTAGAACTCGGACCTTGTGGGAGCAGCTCTGGGGAAAGTGACAATAGAAGAAAAGAGATGAACCTTAAATCTAGTGCTGCATGCAATGGAGACATCTCTGATGAAATAAAGGGTGTTAAAGATGTTATTACTATTTCCAAGGATCCAAATTTCGTCATGGaatcaaaaggaaaagaaattgcAGGAATGAGGGATGATATATTTTATGATACAGAAAAAACAACTAATACAAGGAAGGCATGCAGTTCACCAAATTACGGTGAGCTGAGGATCGTAATAGCGGATGAAGTTGAACAGAGAAGAAATCTAATTCCGGGGTATGAGGACACACCCAAAGAAAAAGGATCTAAACTTGTCTTCTGGAGGCAAAGGTGTGGGCAATTGCATCAG ATGTTTGGTCGGGTTGGTGCATCTCAGAAGCAATTGCAAAGTCCACGGAAGCAATGGCAAACACCACTACGCTTGCACAATCGTTGTTCAGTTCATGCTACCCTTGGTTTGATGCTCACTGTTTTTTTGCTTG TACCGTTTGTATTTTATTCAAGTTAA
- the LOC103408793 gene encoding syntaxin-61-like isoform X1, protein MMVASSFDLWKKDVFFPAAEEVQESADIMESTYRVWVRQRSERLAPKHLDELCRELQTALGTAKWQLEEFDKAVRLSYGQRGDDHTAARHGQFITAIENQISQVETALRESFSVEGKQPLRWVQLDEEEHDDFAAFLSGTSQSMRTAKNERLELGPCGSSSGESDNRRKEMNLKSSAACNGDISDEIKGVKDVITISKDPNFVMESKGKEIAGMRDDIFYDTEKTTNTRKACSSPNYGELRIVIADEVEQRRNLIPGYEDTPKEKGSKLVFWRQRCGQLHQVTGAVNLFNQMFGRVGASQKQLQSPRKQWQTPLRLHNRCSVHATLGLMLTVFLLVPFVFYSS, encoded by the exons ATGATGGTCGCAAGCAGTTTTGATCTTTGGAAAAAGGACGTCTTCTTTCCTGCAGCTGAGGAGGTCCAAGAATCAGCTGACAT AATGGAATCTACGTACAGGGTATGGGTTCGACAGAGGAGTGAAAGGCTAGCACCAAAACATTTGGATGAACTCTGTAGGGAGCTGCAAACTGCTTTAGGTACTGCCAAATGGCAG TTGGAAGAGTTTGATAAGGCTGTCAGGTTGAGCTATGGACAACGTGGTGATGATCATACAGCAGCTAGACATGGACAATTTATTACTgctattgaaaaccaaatttcCCAAGTTGAAACAGCACTAAGGGAATCGTTTAGTGTGGAAGGAAAGCAACCCCTTCGATGGGTACAGCTGGATGAAGAAGAACATGATGATTTTGCTGCATTTCTCTCTGGGACATCCCAAAGTATGCGAACTGCTAAAAATGAACGTCTAGAACTCGGACCTTGTGGGAGCAGCTCTGGGGAAAGTGACAATAGAAGAAAAGAGATGAACCTTAAATCTAGTGCTGCATGCAATGGAGACATCTCTGATGAAATAAAGGGTGTTAAAGATGTTATTACTATTTCCAAGGATCCAAATTTCGTCATGGaatcaaaaggaaaagaaattgcAGGAATGAGGGATGATATATTTTATGATACAGAAAAAACAACTAATACAAGGAAGGCATGCAGTTCACCAAATTACGGTGAGCTGAGGATCGTAATAGCGGATGAAGTTGAACAGAGAAGAAATCTAATTCCGGGGTATGAGGACACACCCAAAGAAAAAGGATCTAAACTTGTCTTCTGGAGGCAAAGGTGTGGGCAATTGCATCAGGTAACTGGAGCAGTTAATTTGTTCAACCAG ATGTTTGGTCGGGTTGGTGCATCTCAGAAGCAATTGCAAAGTCCACGGAAGCAATGGCAAACACCACTACGCTTGCACAATCGTTGTTCAGTTCATGCTACCCTTGGTTTGATGCTCACTGTTTTTTTGCTTG TACCGTTTGTATTTTATTCAAGTTAA
- the LOC103408793 gene encoding uncharacterized protein isoform X3 — protein MESTYRVWVRQRSERLAPKHLDELCRELQTALGTAKWQLEEFDKAVRLSYGQRGDDHTAARHGQFITAIENQISQVETALRESFSVEGKQPLRWVQLDEEEHDDFAAFLSGTSQSMRTAKNERLELGPCGSSSGESDNRRKEMNLKSSAACNGDISDEIKGVKDVITISKDPNFVMESKGKEIAGMRDDIFYDTEKTTNTRKACSSPNYGELRIVIADEVEQRRNLIPGYEDTPKEKGSKLVFWRQRCGQLHQVTGAVNLFNQMFGRVGASQKQLQSPRKQWQTPLRLHNRCSVHATLGLMLTVFLLVPFVFYSS, from the exons ATGGAATCTACGTACAGGGTATGGGTTCGACAGAGGAGTGAAAGGCTAGCACCAAAACATTTGGATGAACTCTGTAGGGAGCTGCAAACTGCTTTAGGTACTGCCAAATGGCAG TTGGAAGAGTTTGATAAGGCTGTCAGGTTGAGCTATGGACAACGTGGTGATGATCATACAGCAGCTAGACATGGACAATTTATTACTgctattgaaaaccaaatttcCCAAGTTGAAACAGCACTAAGGGAATCGTTTAGTGTGGAAGGAAAGCAACCCCTTCGATGGGTACAGCTGGATGAAGAAGAACATGATGATTTTGCTGCATTTCTCTCTGGGACATCCCAAAGTATGCGAACTGCTAAAAATGAACGTCTAGAACTCGGACCTTGTGGGAGCAGCTCTGGGGAAAGTGACAATAGAAGAAAAGAGATGAACCTTAAATCTAGTGCTGCATGCAATGGAGACATCTCTGATGAAATAAAGGGTGTTAAAGATGTTATTACTATTTCCAAGGATCCAAATTTCGTCATGGaatcaaaaggaaaagaaattgcAGGAATGAGGGATGATATATTTTATGATACAGAAAAAACAACTAATACAAGGAAGGCATGCAGTTCACCAAATTACGGTGAGCTGAGGATCGTAATAGCGGATGAAGTTGAACAGAGAAGAAATCTAATTCCGGGGTATGAGGACACACCCAAAGAAAAAGGATCTAAACTTGTCTTCTGGAGGCAAAGGTGTGGGCAATTGCATCAGGTAACTGGAGCAGTTAATTTGTTCAACCAG ATGTTTGGTCGGGTTGGTGCATCTCAGAAGCAATTGCAAAGTCCACGGAAGCAATGGCAAACACCACTACGCTTGCACAATCGTTGTTCAGTTCATGCTACCCTTGGTTTGATGCTCACTGTTTTTTTGCTTG TACCGTTTGTATTTTATTCAAGTTAA
- the LOC103408793 gene encoding uncharacterized protein isoform X4, giving the protein MESTYRVWVRQRSERLAPKHLDELCRELQTALGTAKWQLEEFDKAVRLSYGQRGDDHTAARHGQFITAIENQISQVETALRESFSVEGKQPLRWVQLDEEEHDDFAAFLSGTSQSMRTAKNERLELGPCGSSSGESDNRRKEMNLKSSAACNGDISDEIKGVKDVITISKDPNFVMESKGKEIAGMRDDIFYDTEKTTNTRKACSSPNYGELRIVIADEVEQRRNLIPGYEDTPKEKGSKLVFWRQRCGQLHQMFGRVGASQKQLQSPRKQWQTPLRLHNRCSVHATLGLMLTVFLLVPFVFYSS; this is encoded by the exons ATGGAATCTACGTACAGGGTATGGGTTCGACAGAGGAGTGAAAGGCTAGCACCAAAACATTTGGATGAACTCTGTAGGGAGCTGCAAACTGCTTTAGGTACTGCCAAATGGCAG TTGGAAGAGTTTGATAAGGCTGTCAGGTTGAGCTATGGACAACGTGGTGATGATCATACAGCAGCTAGACATGGACAATTTATTACTgctattgaaaaccaaatttcCCAAGTTGAAACAGCACTAAGGGAATCGTTTAGTGTGGAAGGAAAGCAACCCCTTCGATGGGTACAGCTGGATGAAGAAGAACATGATGATTTTGCTGCATTTCTCTCTGGGACATCCCAAAGTATGCGAACTGCTAAAAATGAACGTCTAGAACTCGGACCTTGTGGGAGCAGCTCTGGGGAAAGTGACAATAGAAGAAAAGAGATGAACCTTAAATCTAGTGCTGCATGCAATGGAGACATCTCTGATGAAATAAAGGGTGTTAAAGATGTTATTACTATTTCCAAGGATCCAAATTTCGTCATGGaatcaaaaggaaaagaaattgcAGGAATGAGGGATGATATATTTTATGATACAGAAAAAACAACTAATACAAGGAAGGCATGCAGTTCACCAAATTACGGTGAGCTGAGGATCGTAATAGCGGATGAAGTTGAACAGAGAAGAAATCTAATTCCGGGGTATGAGGACACACCCAAAGAAAAAGGATCTAAACTTGTCTTCTGGAGGCAAAGGTGTGGGCAATTGCATCAG ATGTTTGGTCGGGTTGGTGCATCTCAGAAGCAATTGCAAAGTCCACGGAAGCAATGGCAAACACCACTACGCTTGCACAATCGTTGTTCAGTTCATGCTACCCTTGGTTTGATGCTCACTGTTTTTTTGCTTG TACCGTTTGTATTTTATTCAAGTTAA